A genomic region of Cannabis sativa cultivar Pink pepper isolate KNU-18-1 chromosome 1, ASM2916894v1, whole genome shotgun sequence contains the following coding sequences:
- the LOC115705134 gene encoding protein FIP1 yields the protein MATERQTPLASTSREDNALFLDILHEAPLFGHRKSRSIFGSVVYFLLLAGYAALAVAAPWIFHPIQRFTSQLLCSCAVVLLAVTGIFQQYLVYQVQKIRLQGYYSFSQKLKHIVRLPFATIAYGTAAMLLVMVWRPHTGILSISAILRVIMLVEAICAGSFMSLYIGYVHQYNSLNSQPDVLKSLYSPLQPSSSLEGLRYYDAGRLSDQQMALLQYQRENLHFLSEEILRLQECLSKYERSDDGSTPQVDLAHLLAARDQELRTLSAEMNQLQSELRLARSLLAERDTEIQRVRTTNNQYVEENERLRAILGEWSTRAAKLERAMEVERMSNLDLQKKISMLAKKPHVSTSDQKGGA from the exons ATGGCAACGGAGAGACAAACTCCATTGGCTTCCACATCTCGTGAAGACAACGCTCT GTTTTTAGATATACTGCATGAAGCTCCTTTGTTCGGTCACCGCAAGTCGAGAAGCATCTTCGGGAGTGTGGTTTACTTTTTATTATTG GCAGGTTATGCTGCATTGGCAGTTGCAGCTCCATGGATATTTCATCCTATACAGAGGTTTACTTCCCAATTACTTTGCAGCTGCGCTGTTGTTCTTTTAGCTGTTACAG gAATCTTTCAACAGTATTTGGTATACCAGGTTCAAAAAATACGTTTACAA GGTTATTATAGTTTTAGCCAGAAGTTGAAGCATATCGTTCGGCTTCCATTTGCGACTATTGCATATG GAACTGCTGCAATGCTACTTGTAATGGTTTGGAGACCTCACACCGGTATTCTCTCCATCTCTGCTATATTGAG AGTTATTATGCTAGTTGAAGCAATATGTGCTGGATCATTTATGAGTCTCTATATTG GCTATGTGCACCAGTACAACTCTTTAAACTCCCAACCTGATGTCTTGAAGTCCTTGTACTCTCCACTTCAACCATCAAGTTCATTAGAAGGTTTGAG GTATTATGACGCTGGTCGGCTTTCTGATCAACAAATGGCTTTATTGCAATATCAACGTGAAAACCTTCACTTTTTGAGTGAAGAA ATTCTTCGATTGCAAGAGTGCTTAAGTAAATATGAACGATCTGATGATGGTTCCACACCTCAG GTTGATCTTGCCCATTTATTGGCAGCTCGTGATCAAGAACTGAGAACGCTTTCTGCTGAG ATGAATCAACTACAGTCAGAGCTAAGGCTCGCTAGATCTTTGCTAGCTGAAAGGGACACCGAGATTCAACGTGTGCGGACTACTAACAATCAG TACGTAGAAGAGAACGAGAGATTAAGAGCCATCTTAGGAGAATGGAGTACACGAGCAGCAAAG CTTGAGAGAGCAATGGAGGTGGAGCGAATGTCAAATCTTGACTTACAAAAGAAGATTTCAATGCTGGCCAAAAAACCACACGTATCAACCTCGGACCAAAAAGGAGGAGCTTAA